One Candidatus Acidiferrales bacterium DNA segment encodes these proteins:
- a CDS encoding hemerythrin domain-containing protein: protein MTKATEMLRREHEGITQVLEVLEASADRLERGENVPGSVLDGLVEFMRVFVDRCHHGKEETALFPLLESRGIPRQGPIGVMLTDHEQGRALARELGEAIERIKGGEELAGKRFAQVARQYSAHLRSHIDKENNVLFVMAERILSPDEQTRLAEDFERIEIEKIGAGEHERLHGLIGEMRRQVLGPVVR, encoded by the coding sequence ATGACTAAAGCCACAGAGATGCTTCGCCGCGAACACGAAGGCATCACCCAGGTCCTGGAGGTGCTCGAGGCGAGCGCCGACCGGCTCGAACGCGGGGAAAATGTCCCCGGCTCCGTCCTCGACGGTTTGGTCGAATTCATGCGGGTCTTTGTGGATCGTTGCCACCACGGCAAGGAAGAGACAGCCCTTTTCCCCCTGCTCGAAAGCCGCGGCATCCCGCGCCAGGGACCGATCGGCGTGATGCTCACCGACCACGAACAAGGACGAGCTCTTGCTCGCGAGCTGGGCGAGGCCATCGAGCGAATCAAGGGAGGGGAAGAGCTGGCCGGCAAGCGATTCGCGCAAGTTGCCCGGCAATACTCGGCTCACCTCCGGTCGCACATCGACAAGGAAAACAACGTTCTCTTTGTGATGGCGGAACGCATACTCTCGCCCGATGAGCAAACGCGCCTGGCAGAGGATTTTGAGCGCATCGAAATCGAAAAGATTGGGGCGGGCGAACACGAACGTCTGCACGGATTGATCGGCGAGATGCGGCGGCAGGTCCTCGGCCCCGTCGTGCGGTAG
- a CDS encoding S8 family serine peptidase, whose translation MIAQIPATSIYLLAVSPGQTEDEEAAELEGDLEVSYSDPNFLLTTPETDQGSVAFLDPSGPVFLRGSSPSRYYTQAAYVRTNAHQAQSISTGRNVIVAVVDTGISPSHPVLSGRISPLGFDFVDNDPDPTEPATGGPSFGHGTFIAGIIALLAPDSTLLPLRAMDATGRGNAFAITAAIRFAVNSGARVINLSLGMEDKSDAIDDAIDYAVQNNVVVVVSAGNRNRRQPQFPANESSVAAIAAVDDFDVKANFSNHGSYVSVSAPGVDLYSAFPGDRFAAWSGTSFAAPLVAGQAALLLSLEPTLRFDAAIRKIQDTSVNIDGLNPNFQGQLGRGRIDIRASLN comes from the coding sequence GTGATTGCTCAAATTCCGGCTACCAGTATTTACCTTTTGGCGGTTTCACCGGGCCAGACCGAGGACGAAGAGGCGGCCGAATTAGAGGGTGACCTCGAGGTCAGCTATAGCGATCCGAACTTTCTCTTGACGACTCCGGAAACCGATCAGGGAAGCGTGGCGTTTCTCGATCCTTCGGGGCCCGTCTTTCTGCGGGGCAGCTCGCCTTCCCGCTACTACACTCAGGCCGCCTACGTCCGCACCAACGCCCATCAAGCCCAATCCATCTCAACAGGCAGGAACGTGATCGTTGCCGTCGTGGATACGGGCATCTCGCCGTCCCATCCGGTTCTTTCCGGTCGGATCAGTCCCCTGGGGTTCGACTTCGTGGACAATGACCCGGATCCCACCGAACCGGCCACCGGCGGCCCGTCCTTCGGACACGGGACTTTCATCGCAGGCATTATCGCTTTGCTTGCCCCCGACTCCACCCTGTTGCCGCTGCGCGCCATGGACGCCACCGGACGCGGCAACGCCTTTGCCATTACTGCGGCGATCCGCTTTGCCGTGAACAGCGGCGCCAGGGTGATCAACCTCAGTCTGGGCATGGAAGACAAATCGGACGCCATCGACGATGCCATTGACTACGCCGTTCAAAACAATGTTGTCGTAGTCGTTTCCGCCGGCAACCGGAATCGTCGCCAGCCGCAGTTTCCCGCCAATGAAAGCAGCGTGGCTGCCATTGCTGCCGTGGATGATTTTGATGTGAAAGCCAATTTCTCCAACCATGGCTCTTATGTGTCTGTCTCGGCGCCTGGGGTGGACTTGTATAGCGCCTTTCCCGGCGACAGGTTTGCCGCCTGGAGCGGCACATCCTTTGCTGCTCCCCTTGTCGCCGGCCAGGCGGCTTTGCTCTTGTCCCTCGAACCCACGCTTCGCTTTGACGCTGCGATCAGGAAAATCCAAGATACCTCGGTCAACATCGATGGCCTCAATCCGAATTTTCAGGGGCAACTGGGCCGGGGCCGAATCGACATCCGCGCCTCTCTCAATTAG
- a CDS encoding sigma-70 family RNA polymerase sigma factor, producing the protein MHTSKMAGLEEQSDQQLIRRCLKGDQRAWEVLILRYERLIYSIPVRYSFDQDARADIFQTVSLRLLEQLSHLRDRSKLASWLITTTLRECWKRKRERARLISDAEAWPEGEEPSEQARAVEERQLWEEQHLVRQALQSMDERCRRLFDVAASPSPRPADSDPGRSGHCQDQRYCKD; encoded by the coding sequence GTGCATACTTCCAAGATGGCCGGCCTCGAAGAACAGAGCGACCAGCAATTGATTCGCAGGTGCTTGAAGGGCGACCAGCGAGCGTGGGAGGTCCTGATTCTGCGGTACGAACGGCTCATCTACTCCATCCCGGTTCGCTACAGCTTTGATCAAGATGCCCGCGCCGACATTTTCCAAACCGTCTCTCTTCGCTTGCTCGAACAGTTGTCTCACCTGCGCGATCGCTCCAAGCTGGCAAGCTGGCTCATCACCACCACCCTCCGCGAATGTTGGAAACGGAAGCGTGAGCGTGCTCGACTGATTTCCGACGCGGAGGCTTGGCCGGAAGGGGAAGAGCCTTCCGAGCAAGCGCGAGCGGTTGAGGAGCGCCAGCTCTGGGAAGAGCAACACTTGGTTCGGCAAGCGCTCCAAAGCATGGATGAGCGCTGCCGGCGGCTCTTCGACGTTGCCGCCTCGCCCTCCCCTCGACCGGCGGACTCCGATCCTGGGCGGTCAGGTCATTGCCAAGATCAGCGCTACTGCAAAGATTGA
- a CDS encoding sigma-70 family RNA polymerase sigma factor, translated as MPRAIIDAARANRAATPTERADCTEDRGTSDASLLEKCLAGDELAWRQLVFRYRRLIYSIPIRFRLSPESAADVFQEVCLKLLRNLASIRPDHLGGWLCAVTRHECIRRKKSEAREVNGEDPESSLNPDGDGDFARQIELEQAVRDAVAQLPPRCQSLIEMLFYDQSAPSYRGVAERLGVAKNSIGFLRSRCLEKLARELKKIGFGR; from the coding sequence ATGCCACGAGCGATTATAGATGCCGCTCGCGCCAACCGCGCTGCCACTCCAACGGAGCGGGCCGACTGTACCGAAGACCGCGGCACCTCAGATGCCAGCCTTCTCGAGAAGTGCCTCGCCGGGGACGAGCTTGCCTGGCGCCAACTCGTCTTCCGCTACCGAAGACTCATCTACTCCATCCCCATTCGATTTCGCCTTTCGCCGGAGAGCGCCGCCGATGTCTTCCAGGAAGTCTGTCTCAAACTCCTAAGGAATCTAGCGTCGATCCGGCCCGACCATCTTGGTGGCTGGTTATGCGCGGTGACACGCCACGAATGTATTCGCCGGAAGAAGTCGGAAGCGAGAGAGGTCAATGGCGAAGACCCGGAGTCCTCGCTGAACCCGGATGGCGACGGCGACTTTGCCCGGCAGATCGAGCTGGAACAGGCGGTCCGCGACGCGGTGGCGCAGCTTCCCCCACGATGCCAATCCCTCATCGAGATGCTTTTCTATGATCAGAGCGCGCCCAGCTACCGCGGTGTGGCCGAGCGGCTGGGCGTAGCCAAGAATTCGATTGGCTTCCTTCGCAGCCGTTGTTTGGAAAAGCTGGCGCGGGAACTCAAGAAGATCGGGTTCGGCAGATGA
- a CDS encoding CHAT domain-containing tetratricopeptide repeat protein, whose protein sequence is MSTKQSELLEAVGRVRLNEFGSFAERFERNDLLAASEALASGALVEVRSDTAKASALAQTALFLAELAQDERTLALALRANGNVRHASGQQREAADFHHQALAIFEKLGDPLETGRTLSTSLQPLILLGRYQEALERAARAKQLFEQAGDGLRLARLEVNVGNIYHRMDRFQEAIEHYDRAYPVLLGADDQEGIAGVLINRAVVLMVLNRSGEAMASYERARYLCSKLKMPRLVAQADYNIAYLYYLRGQYSRALQWLQSSRLLYRELGDRYHQALCDLDEAEMYLQLNLYADAACLGEAAYGAFVEISHRYEAARALAITAIANRLLGKAVRALDLFDRAREIFLAEQNDPWLATLDLHKAVLFFEEGRHCEARALCEGARKFFSSSEHPLRLAYAELLLAQIAAALGDQAAALAAADRARQLLQNSESPWLEYQCDLILGLLAEEAGDSAAAKTHYLESVEKIEKLRAYVPSDDFKVHFFQDKTVPYESLVALALNDPRPDPGQIFRYVEMAKSRSLVDLLLNYSPRRTNEPQPGGTVSEISRLREELNWYQRKVSLEEMRTGGAGRTGEFLDKIRELENQLVAAFRHISSDAATAGSNRWNFDMAEVQATLDERTTLVEYFVVREAILALVITRRSVHVLPRIANYRRVAKVTQLLRFQLAKFGLSPGYLERFGQVLFHNTDEHLGELYRLLLEPLSPYLTTPRLVIVPHGCMHLIPFHALRGRDGYLVDRHEVIHSPSGTVYALAQRQAAVNEKKAVIFGLADEAAPQIEQEVKAVVAALPESRLFLAEKASQARLQDEGQSADIIHIATHGVFRQDNPLFSAIRLADSWLSVFDIYGLRLNANLVTLSGCGTGLAQVSSGDELIGLIRGFLAAGCRAFMGSLWAIDDETTREFMEIFYSHLRDGTGKGAALRLAMLAIRERRPHPFFWAPFFVMGKA, encoded by the coding sequence ATGAGCACCAAGCAAAGCGAACTCCTGGAGGCCGTCGGGCGCGTTCGCTTGAATGAATTCGGCAGCTTTGCCGAACGCTTTGAGCGCAACGACCTGCTGGCGGCTAGCGAAGCCCTGGCATCGGGAGCGCTCGTCGAGGTGCGCTCGGACACCGCGAAGGCATCCGCTTTGGCGCAAACCGCCTTGTTCCTGGCCGAGCTTGCCCAGGATGAACGAACTCTTGCACTGGCGTTGCGAGCCAACGGAAACGTACGGCACGCCAGCGGACAACAGCGGGAAGCCGCCGATTTCCACCATCAAGCCCTGGCCATCTTTGAAAAACTGGGCGACCCGTTGGAGACCGGTCGCACCCTGAGTACCTCGCTTCAGCCGCTCATCCTGCTGGGTCGTTATCAAGAGGCGCTCGAGCGCGCGGCGCGGGCAAAGCAGTTGTTCGAGCAGGCGGGGGACGGACTGCGGCTGGCCCGGCTGGAGGTCAATGTCGGCAACATCTATCACCGCATGGACCGATTCCAAGAAGCCATCGAACACTACGACCGCGCCTATCCGGTGCTCCTCGGCGCCGATGACCAAGAAGGGATTGCCGGTGTTTTGATCAATCGCGCCGTCGTCCTCATGGTGCTCAACCGGTCGGGCGAAGCCATGGCGAGTTATGAACGAGCCCGCTACCTCTGCTCGAAGCTGAAGATGCCCCGCCTGGTTGCTCAGGCGGACTATAACATCGCCTATCTCTACTACCTGCGCGGCCAGTATTCGCGGGCGCTCCAATGGCTTCAATCCTCTCGATTGCTCTACCGCGAGCTGGGTGACCGCTATCACCAGGCACTCTGCGACCTGGATGAGGCAGAGATGTATCTCCAGTTGAACCTCTACGCCGATGCCGCTTGCCTGGGCGAAGCGGCCTACGGTGCGTTCGTCGAGATCTCTCACCGCTATGAAGCAGCCCGAGCGCTGGCGATTACCGCCATCGCCAATCGCCTCCTGGGCAAGGCTGTCCGCGCCTTGGATCTGTTTGACCGGGCACGGGAGATCTTCCTTGCCGAACAGAACGATCCCTGGCTCGCCACGCTCGATTTGCACAAGGCCGTCCTCTTTTTCGAGGAAGGCCGCCATTGCGAGGCGCGGGCCCTCTGTGAAGGGGCAAGAAAATTCTTTTCCTCGAGCGAACACCCCTTGCGGCTGGCCTACGCCGAACTCTTGCTGGCACAGATTGCCGCCGCGCTGGGTGATCAGGCGGCCGCGCTCGCCGCCGCCGACCGGGCACGGCAACTCCTGCAAAACAGCGAGTCGCCCTGGCTCGAGTATCAGTGTGACCTCATTCTCGGGCTGCTGGCTGAGGAGGCGGGCGACTCGGCCGCCGCCAAAACGCATTACCTTGAGTCGGTCGAGAAGATCGAGAAACTGCGCGCCTATGTGCCCAGCGACGACTTCAAAGTTCATTTCTTCCAGGACAAGACGGTGCCCTACGAGAGTCTGGTCGCCCTGGCTCTCAACGATCCCCGGCCCGACCCCGGTCAGATTTTCCGATACGTGGAAATGGCGAAATCGAGAAGTCTTGTCGATTTGCTCTTGAACTACTCACCACGCCGGACGAACGAACCGCAACCGGGTGGGACCGTATCGGAAATCAGCCGGCTGCGCGAGGAATTGAATTGGTACCAGCGCAAGGTCTCCCTGGAGGAGATGCGTACCGGCGGAGCGGGGCGCACCGGCGAGTTTCTGGACAAGATCCGCGAGCTGGAGAACCAACTGGTAGCCGCTTTCCGTCACATATCAAGTGATGCGGCCACGGCAGGTTCGAACCGGTGGAACTTTGACATGGCTGAAGTGCAGGCGACGCTCGATGAGCGCACCACGCTGGTGGAATACTTCGTCGTCCGCGAAGCTATTCTGGCGCTTGTCATCACCCGCCGGAGCGTACATGTGCTCCCACGGATTGCGAACTACCGCCGCGTGGCCAAGGTGACGCAGCTGCTCCGCTTCCAGCTTGCCAAATTCGGTCTCTCGCCCGGTTATCTGGAGCGCTTCGGCCAGGTGCTGTTTCACAACACCGACGAACACCTGGGCGAACTCTACAGGTTGCTCCTGGAACCATTGAGCCCCTATCTGACAACCCCCCGTCTGGTGATCGTGCCGCACGGATGCATGCATTTGATTCCCTTTCATGCCCTACGTGGCCGAGACGGCTACCTCGTGGACAGGCATGAAGTCATCCACTCGCCGAGCGGAACCGTGTATGCCCTTGCCCAGCGACAGGCCGCCGTAAACGAAAAGAAAGCTGTCATTTTTGGCCTGGCCGACGAAGCGGCGCCGCAGATCGAGCAAGAAGTCAAGGCAGTTGTGGCGGCCCTTCCGGAGTCGCGGCTTTTCCTCGCCGAAAAGGCAAGCCAGGCTCGGCTGCAAGACGAGGGTCAAAGCGCCGACATCATCCACATTGCCACCCATGGCGTGTTCCGGCAGGACAACCCATTGTTCTCAGCGATTCGTTTGGCGGACAGTTGGCTCAGCGTGTTTGATATTTACGGTCTGCGGCTGAACGCTAACCTGGTGACGCTGAGCGGCTGCGGAACGGGCCTGGCGCAGGTGAGCAGCGGCGACGAATTGATCGGATTGATCCGCGGCTTCCTGGCCGCCGGATGTCGCGCTTTCATGGGAAGCCTCTGGGCGATTGACGACGAGACAACCAGGGAGTTCATGGAAATTTTCTACTCGCACTTGCGAGATGGCACAGGCAAGGGGGCAGCGCTCCGGCTGGCGATGCTGGCCATCCGCGAGCGCCGCCCGCACCCCTTCTTTTGGGCGCCCTTTTTCGTCATGGGAAAGGCCTGA
- a CDS encoding S8 family serine peptidase, producing the protein MKELAKALLIVALLQVFSATGVADDADDVLVRADTKTVQAICRNWHVKILEGDLDLNLFRLSVPRGMSADEFATRLGPVASPNDSVELPDASPHPLLQQSTVALLDSAATTQLAQVGQSPLVFYYGSNVRQGYLEQTAAELTRVLKAHGASTGATVTVAVIDTGVDIFHPALMGALTPGYNFIQDSSDVTEAPLLQQSTVALLDGGANGLVPVQVNQSTVALLDQSTVALLDGIAVPPAYGHGTAVAGIIRLVAPNSRIMPLKAFGPDGRGEIYDIARAIRYAVERGARVINMSFSLPEDNKELNAAIEFAKSRGVFCASSTGNEGADLTVYPAKYAPVTGVTATDMKDVAAPFTNFGQSADVAAPGLGVITTFPGGTYALVSGTSFSTPFLSSGGALVISAKPSLDQSAVANMLETTGAAIDKLNPDRHLGKTRVDFVNALQLTARQ; encoded by the coding sequence ATGAAGGAACTAGCCAAAGCTCTCTTGATCGTGGCGCTTCTCCAGGTGTTCTCAGCAACCGGGGTGGCTGATGACGCGGACGATGTGCTTGTGCGCGCCGACACCAAAACGGTCCAAGCCATCTGTCGGAATTGGCACGTAAAAATCCTGGAAGGGGACCTGGACCTGAACCTCTTTCGGCTATCGGTGCCGCGAGGGATGAGCGCGGATGAATTCGCTACCCGTTTGGGTCCTGTGGCATCGCCAAACGATTCAGTGGAATTGCCCGATGCCAGTCCTCATCCCTTGCTCCAGCAATCCACTGTGGCCCTCCTTGACAGTGCGGCCACCACCCAACTAGCGCAAGTTGGCCAGTCCCCCCTCGTTTTCTATTACGGATCGAACGTCAGGCAGGGCTACCTGGAACAAACGGCTGCGGAGCTGACGCGCGTGCTGAAGGCTCATGGCGCTTCGACCGGTGCCACCGTCACCGTGGCCGTCATCGATACTGGGGTAGATATCTTTCACCCCGCCCTGATGGGCGCATTGACGCCAGGTTACAACTTTATTCAGGATTCAAGCGACGTTACGGAAGCTCCGCTGCTGCAACAATCGACGGTGGCCTTGCTGGACGGTGGTGCGAATGGTTTGGTGCCGGTACAGGTGAACCAATCCACCGTCGCACTGTTGGACCAATCCACGGTGGCGCTCCTGGATGGCATCGCCGTGCCTCCCGCCTACGGCCATGGTACGGCAGTGGCCGGTATCATCCGGCTTGTGGCGCCAAACAGCCGCATTATGCCGCTCAAAGCTTTTGGCCCGGATGGTCGAGGCGAAATCTATGACATTGCGCGCGCGATTCGCTACGCGGTCGAGCGGGGAGCACGCGTCATCAACATGAGCTTCAGTCTCCCGGAGGATAATAAGGAACTGAACGCGGCGATCGAGTTCGCCAAATCGCGTGGCGTGTTCTGCGCCAGCTCGACCGGGAATGAAGGAGCTGATTTGACAGTCTATCCGGCGAAGTACGCTCCGGTGACTGGAGTTACGGCGACGGACATGAAAGATGTGGCCGCGCCGTTCACGAACTTCGGCCAAAGCGCTGACGTTGCCGCCCCAGGTTTGGGAGTGATCACCACTTTCCCGGGCGGCACCTACGCCCTGGTCTCCGGGACATCCTTTAGCACGCCGTTTCTTTCGAGCGGGGGCGCTCTGGTCATTTCTGCGAAACCGAGCTTGGATCAAAGCGCAGTGGCGAATATGCTGGAAACCACCGGGGCGGCGATCGACAAGCTCAATCCTGACCGTCATCTTGGCAAGACGCGGGTGGACTTCGTCAATGCACTGCAATTGACCGCTAGACAATAG
- a CDS encoding HD-GYP domain-containing protein — MPDAAARQQVLGLEDDVARFRDAVICALTQLLDLRDLATGVHSTDLVEMALEVGERMGMHSAELSDLEMAATLHDIGKIGIRDHILTKSGPLTEEERLAMNKHPEFSWAILRLFPGFANASLIVLHHHERYDGEGYPGRLRGEQIPLGSRILAVVDAFAAMTTSRPYRAGLPAEEAFRRLREDAGKQFDPAVVEHFISARMSR, encoded by the coding sequence ATGCCGGATGCCGCTGCTCGACAACAAGTGCTGGGGCTGGAGGACGACGTTGCTCGGTTTCGCGATGCTGTCATCTGCGCCCTTACCCAGCTTCTTGATTTGAGGGACTTGGCCACCGGCGTCCACAGCACCGACCTGGTGGAGATGGCGCTGGAGGTCGGCGAACGCATGGGGATGCATTCGGCTGAACTGTCCGATTTGGAAATGGCGGCGACCCTGCACGACATCGGCAAAATCGGGATACGCGACCATATCCTCACCAAATCCGGCCCGCTCACCGAGGAAGAGCGCCTGGCTATGAACAAACACCCGGAGTTCAGTTGGGCGATCCTTCGCCTCTTTCCAGGCTTTGCCAATGCCAGCCTGATCGTGCTGCATCACCACGAGCGTTACGACGGCGAGGGTTATCCCGGGCGACTCCGGGGCGAACAAATTCCATTGGGATCGCGCATATTGGCGGTAGTGGACGCGTTTGCCGCGATGACTACTTCACGCCCCTATCGCGCTGGCTTGCCGGCGGAGGAAGCGTTTCGGCGGCTGAGGGAGGACGCCGGAAAGCAGTTTGACCCCGCCGTCGTGGAACACTTTATAAGCGCGCGCATGTCGCGGTGA
- a CDS encoding metal-dependent hydrolase: MDTITHGITGALIGKAFFAEWQGPAPDGAGDGRVATFAATLGAIFPDSDVIAELFSKNNLATLELHRGFTHSFVCLPLFALALAGLTCWFARRREIRCPDWTRLALIYATGLAVHIVLDLLTSFGTMIWSPLSNARAAWDLTFIIDFLFTGIVLLPQATAWVYRRRERHRRRGLLVWVFFSLCAVGIERLARATGVPFSPWVVLVASLVMAALFFLPAWGGWGFGVRRASWCRAGVYALAAYLGLSATAHQVALHRVEKFAATQELTVERMGALPMPPSPAYWSGLIRTPDGVWQSWFSLLERQPPAFRFFGDSPPNGYTEAVKQLPEVRTYLWFARFPVVRYSQRGDRNVVELTDRRFVAWRSRRTSAFTFRVTIDSAGRVLDQGWVED; the protein is encoded by the coding sequence ATGGACACCATTACCCACGGCATCACCGGAGCGCTGATTGGCAAGGCGTTTTTCGCCGAGTGGCAGGGCCCGGCACCAGACGGTGCAGGGGACGGGCGCGTGGCCACGTTTGCCGCCACGCTGGGTGCCATCTTCCCCGACAGCGACGTAATCGCCGAACTCTTCAGCAAGAACAACCTGGCCACGCTCGAACTCCACCGCGGCTTTACACATTCGTTTGTGTGTCTGCCGCTGTTTGCATTGGCGCTGGCCGGGCTGACGTGCTGGTTTGCGAGGCGCCGGGAGATCCGATGTCCGGACTGGACGCGGCTCGCGCTCATCTATGCCACCGGCCTTGCCGTTCACATCGTGCTCGACTTGCTCACCTCGTTCGGCACGATGATCTGGAGCCCGCTCTCGAATGCCCGCGCAGCCTGGGACCTCACCTTCATTATTGATTTCCTCTTCACCGGCATTGTTCTGCTGCCGCAGGCGACCGCGTGGGTGTATCGCCGGCGAGAGCGGCACCGCCGGCGCGGGCTGCTGGTGTGGGTCTTTTTTAGCCTGTGCGCCGTGGGGATCGAGAGGCTGGCACGGGCGACGGGCGTCCCGTTTTCACCCTGGGTCGTTCTGGTGGCGAGCCTGGTGATGGCGGCGCTGTTCTTTTTACCGGCGTGGGGTGGTTGGGGCTTTGGCGTGCGGCGAGCAAGTTGGTGCCGTGCGGGCGTATATGCGCTGGCGGCGTACTTGGGCCTCTCGGCCACAGCGCACCAGGTGGCACTTCACCGGGTCGAAAAGTTTGCCGCCACGCAGGAGCTCACCGTTGAACGCATGGGCGCACTGCCGATGCCGCCCTCACCGGCTTACTGGAGCGGGCTGATCCGCACCCCCGACGGCGTTTGGCAGTCCTGGTTCAGCCTGCTCGAGCGGCAGCCGCCTGCGTTCCGTTTCTTCGGCGACTCTCCGCCGAACGGCTACACGGAAGCCGTGAAGCAACTCCCCGAAGTGAGAACCTACCTCTGGTTTGCGCGCTTCCCGGTCGTCCGTTATTCCCAACGGGGTGACCGGAACGTCGTAGAGCTCACTGACCGGCGTTTTGTCGCCTGGCGCAGCCGGCGAACCTCGGCCTTCACCTTTCGCGTCACGATCGATTCCGCCGGACGCGTGCTCGACCAGGGCTGGGTGGAGGACTAA
- a CDS encoding ABC transporter permease yields MTIRARAPYIVLAALYLLSGLAGFLSPYRYQEQDRNHFYAPPTKLHFQDTAGRWHLRPFVYRMVLSDPLEVRYQEDPSVAYPVKFFVAGSSYRLLGLFPMRHHLFGVDAPGRIFLLGSDQLGRDVFSRSAYASQVSLALALAAVLLSFGIGLPVGCVAGYYGGKTDTLLMWLADLVLAIPGLYFILAVRGALPLDTPTLPALALLILILGLLGWAPVARVVRASTLSLKEREFVLASRASGGSSAGILIRHIAPHLASFTFTQAALTAPFYVLAEVTLSYLGLGVSEPLPSWGNMLTEAHNPVVLQRFWWMLSPGLFLFLTVVAWNWVGNALRDFFDPHSEPL; encoded by the coding sequence ATGACGATACGGGCCAGGGCACCCTACATCGTCCTGGCGGCGCTCTACTTGTTGAGCGGGCTGGCGGGTTTTCTTTCCCCTTACCGTTACCAGGAGCAAGACCGCAACCATTTCTATGCCCCGCCCACGAAACTTCATTTCCAGGACACCGCCGGCCGCTGGCATCTCCGGCCGTTTGTCTATCGCATGGTCTTGAGCGACCCGCTCGAGGTTCGCTACCAGGAGGATCCGAGCGTCGCCTATCCCGTCAAGTTCTTCGTAGCCGGCAGCTCCTATCGCCTGCTCGGGCTCTTCCCCATGCGGCACCATCTTTTTGGCGTGGATGCGCCCGGTCGAATCTTTCTTCTGGGCTCGGATCAACTCGGCCGTGATGTCTTTTCCCGCTCTGCCTATGCCTCGCAGGTATCTCTTGCCCTGGCGCTGGCGGCGGTCTTGCTTTCGTTTGGGATTGGCCTGCCAGTGGGATGCGTGGCGGGATATTACGGCGGCAAGACAGATACGTTGTTAATGTGGCTCGCGGATCTCGTGCTGGCCATCCCCGGCCTGTACTTCATCCTCGCTGTCCGGGGTGCCTTGCCGCTCGATACCCCGACCCTGCCTGCCCTGGCGTTGCTAATCTTGATCCTGGGGCTGCTGGGTTGGGCGCCGGTCGCCCGCGTGGTTCGGGCAAGCACGCTTTCCTTGAAAGAACGGGAGTTTGTGCTGGCGTCTCGAGCTTCGGGCGGAAGCAGCGCCGGAATCCTTATCCGGCACATCGCGCCTCATCTCGCCAGTTTTACGTTCACTCAGGCGGCGCTGACTGCCCCGTTCTACGTTTTGGCCGAAGTTACCTTGTCCTACCTCGGGCTGGGCGTGAGCGAGCCGCTACCCTCTTGGGGAAACATGCTCACCGAAGCGCACAACCCGGTGGTGCTCCAGCGTTTTTGGTGGATGCTTTCCCCGGGACTTTTCTTGTTCCTGACGGTGGTGGCATGGAACTGGGTTGGTAATGCGCTGCGCGATTTCTTTGATCCGCACTCCGAGCCGCTCTAG
- a CDS encoding ABC transporter permease: MASSLLIVVAIVFLCHGMVSLAGGRFGDTWERPGWTGGATLGREELPWYAQSARWVGLAARGDLGDSLTYRRPVTELLAAAIPHSLALALAAILGALALSIPLGILSAVKRGSYSDRLLAAAVFVQLSVPTLFLALVALMVAARTGWFPLGGAGSGAGGSGLGDYLRHLFLPTLVLTARLTAIYLRQVRASMLDVLREDYLRTALAKGLPRMRIYFRHAFPNASHALITLVGMSFATVMSGALAVEVVMSWPGLGRLTAEAVLSRDMPLAVGGVVAATLALLAGNALAEAFLRVVDPRIQAEVR; the protein is encoded by the coding sequence TTGGCAAGCTCCCTCCTGATTGTCGTCGCCATTGTTTTTCTCTGTCACGGGATGGTTTCCCTGGCCGGCGGGCGTTTCGGGGATACGTGGGAGAGGCCGGGCTGGACAGGCGGCGCGACACTGGGGAGGGAAGAACTTCCCTGGTACGCGCAGTCGGCGCGCTGGGTCGGCCTGGCGGCGCGAGGAGACCTGGGCGACTCTTTGACCTACCGCCGCCCGGTCACGGAACTTCTCGCTGCCGCCATCCCGCACAGCCTGGCGTTGGCGCTGGCCGCAATCCTTGGCGCCCTGGCGCTATCCATCCCCCTGGGGATTCTTTCCGCCGTCAAGCGCGGAAGCTATTCCGATCGTCTGCTTGCCGCAGCCGTCTTTGTTCAACTCTCGGTGCCGACTTTATTTCTGGCGCTGGTGGCGCTGATGGTTGCGGCGAGGACAGGCTGGTTCCCTTTGGGGGGAGCAGGAAGCGGCGCTGGCGGCAGCGGCCTCGGCGACTATTTGCGCCACTTGTTTCTGCCGACGCTGGTGCTCACCGCCAGGTTGACCGCCATCTACCTCCGGCAGGTGCGGGCAAGCATGCTCGATGTCCTGCGCGAAGACTATCTCCGCACTGCTCTCGCCAAGGGGCTGCCGCGCATGCGAATCTATTTCCGCCATGCTTTTCCGAATGCCTCCCACGCCCTGATTACCCTGGTGGGGATGTCCTTCGCCACGGTGATGAGCGGGGCGCTGGCGGTCGAGGTGGTGATGTCGTGGCCGGGGCTTGGACGGCTGACGGCTGAGGCCGTATTGAGCCGGGATATGCCGCTGGCGGTGGGCGGCGTGGTGGCGGCAACGCTCGCGCTGCTCGCGGGCAATGCGCTGGCCGAGGCGTTCCTGCGGGTGGTTGACCCGCGCATCCAGGCGGAGGTCCGATGA